From a single Mycolicibacterium moriokaense genomic region:
- a CDS encoding DNA-directed RNA polymerase subunit beta' encodes MLDVNFFDELRIGLATADDIRNWSYGEVKKPETINYRTLKPEKDGLFCEKIFGPTRDWECYCGKYKRVRFKGIICERCGVEVTRAKVRRERMGHIELAAPVTHIWYFKGVPSRLGYLLDLAPKDLEKIIYFAAYVITAVDEEMRHNELSTLEAEMAVERKAVEDQRDADLEARAQKLEADMKELEEEGAKSDVKRKVRDGGEREMRQIRDRAQRELDRLEEIWTTFTKLAPKQLIVDEVLYRELVDRYGEYFTGAMGAEAIKKLIENFDIDAEAEELRDVIRNGKGQKKLRALKRLKVVAAFQSNTNSPMGMVLDAVPVIPPELRPMVQLDGGRFATSDLNDLYRRVINRNNRLKRLIDLGAPEIIVNNEKRMLQESVDALFDNGRRGRPVTGPGNRPLKSLSDLLKGKQGRFRQNLLGKRVDYSGRSVIVVGPQLKLHQCGLPKLMALELFKPFVMKRLVDLNHAQNIKSAKRMVERQRPQVWDVLEEVIGEHPVLLNRAPTLHRLGIQAFEPQLVEGKAIQLHPLVCEAFNADFDGDQMAVHLPLSAEAQAEARILMLSSNNILSPASGRPLAMPRLDMVTGLFYLTTMIEGDTGEYTPAAKDKPETGVYSSPAEAIMAMDRGALSVRAKIKVRLTQLRPPADVEAELFPEGWKPGDAWTAETTLGRVMFNELLPQAYPFVNEQMHKKVQARIVNDLAERYPMIVVAQTVDKLKDAGFYWATRSGVTVSMADVLVPPQKQEILERHELEADRIEKQYQRGALNHDERNEALVKIWQNATEEVGEALEAHYPEDNPIITIVKSGATGNLTQTRTLAGMKGLVTNPKGEFIPRPIKSSFREGLTVLEYFINTHGARKGLADTALRTADSGYLTRRLVDVSQDVIVRETDCETERGINVTLAEKQPDGTLIRDQHIETSAYARTLAQDAVDADGNVIVERGHDLGDPAIEALLAAGITEVKVRSVLTCGTGTGVCAMCYGRSMATGKLVDIGEAVGIVAAQSIGEPGTQLTMRTFHQGGVSGGSDIVGGLPRVQELFEARIPRDKAPIADVSGRVQLEEGERFYKITIIPDDGGEEVVYDKLSRRQRLKVFKHDDGTERLLSDGDHVEVGQQLMEGSADPHEVLRVQGPREVQIHLVKEVQEVYRAQGVSIHDKHIEVIVRQMLRRVTIIDSGATEFLPGSLTERGEFETENRRVVAEGGEPAAGRPVLMGITKASLATDSWLSAASFQETTRVLTDAAINCRSDKLQGLKENVIIGKLIPAGTGINRYRNIQVQPTEEARAAAYTIPSYEDQYYSPDFGQATGAAVPLDDYGYSDYR; translated from the coding sequence GTGCTAGACGTCAACTTCTTCGATGAACTCCGTATCGGTCTCGCGACCGCGGACGACATCCGCAACTGGTCCTACGGCGAGGTCAAGAAGCCGGAGACCATCAACTACCGCACGCTCAAGCCCGAGAAGGACGGCCTGTTCTGCGAGAAGATCTTCGGGCCGACTCGCGACTGGGAGTGCTACTGCGGCAAGTACAAGCGTGTCCGCTTCAAGGGCATCATCTGCGAGCGCTGCGGCGTCGAGGTCACTCGCGCCAAGGTGCGTCGTGAGCGGATGGGCCATATCGAGCTGGCCGCTCCCGTCACGCACATCTGGTACTTCAAGGGTGTGCCTTCGCGCCTGGGCTATCTGCTCGACCTGGCCCCGAAGGATCTCGAGAAGATCATCTACTTCGCGGCCTACGTGATCACCGCGGTCGACGAGGAGATGCGCCACAACGAGCTGTCGACGCTCGAGGCCGAGATGGCCGTCGAGCGCAAGGCCGTCGAGGATCAGCGCGACGCCGACCTGGAGGCCCGGGCGCAGAAGCTCGAGGCCGACATGAAGGAGCTCGAGGAGGAGGGCGCCAAGTCCGACGTCAAGCGCAAGGTGCGTGACGGCGGCGAGCGCGAGATGCGTCAGATCCGCGACCGGGCCCAGCGTGAGCTGGACCGGCTCGAGGAGATCTGGACCACCTTCACCAAGCTGGCCCCGAAGCAGCTCATCGTCGACGAGGTGCTCTACCGCGAGCTCGTCGATCGCTACGGCGAGTACTTCACCGGCGCCATGGGCGCGGAGGCGATCAAGAAGCTCATCGAGAACTTCGACATCGACGCCGAGGCCGAAGAGCTGCGTGACGTGATCCGTAACGGCAAGGGCCAGAAGAAGCTTCGTGCTCTCAAGCGCCTGAAGGTCGTCGCGGCGTTCCAGTCGAACACCAACTCGCCGATGGGCATGGTGCTCGACGCGGTTCCGGTGATCCCGCCGGAGCTGCGCCCGATGGTGCAGCTCGACGGTGGCCGGTTCGCGACGTCGGACCTCAACGACCTGTACCGCCGCGTCATCAACCGCAACAACCGACTCAAGAGGCTGATCGACCTCGGCGCGCCCGAGATCATCGTCAACAACGAGAAGCGCATGCTTCAGGAGTCGGTGGATGCGCTGTTCGACAACGGCCGTCGCGGCCGTCCGGTCACCGGACCGGGCAACCGTCCGCTGAAGTCGCTGTCGGATCTGTTGAAGGGCAAGCAGGGCCGGTTCCGTCAGAACCTGCTCGGTAAGCGCGTCGACTACTCGGGCCGTTCGGTCATCGTGGTGGGCCCGCAGCTCAAGCTGCACCAGTGCGGTCTGCCCAAGCTGATGGCCCTGGAGCTGTTCAAGCCGTTCGTGATGAAGCGTCTGGTCGACCTGAACCACGCGCAGAACATCAAGAGCGCCAAGCGGATGGTGGAGCGTCAGCGTCCCCAGGTGTGGGACGTCCTCGAAGAGGTCATCGGCGAACACCCGGTGTTGCTGAACCGTGCACCGACGCTGCACCGCCTCGGCATCCAGGCCTTCGAGCCGCAGCTGGTGGAGGGCAAGGCAATTCAGCTGCACCCGTTGGTGTGTGAGGCGTTCAACGCCGACTTCGACGGTGACCAGATGGCCGTGCACCTTCCGCTGTCGGCGGAGGCGCAGGCCGAGGCTCGCATCCTGATGCTGTCGTCGAACAACATCCTGTCGCCCGCGTCGGGCCGCCCGTTGGCCATGCCGCGTCTGGACATGGTGACCGGGTTGTTCTACCTGACCACCATGATCGAGGGCGACACCGGCGAGTACACGCCTGCGGCCAAGGACAAGCCGGAGACGGGTGTGTACAGCTCACCCGCCGAGGCGATCATGGCGATGGACCGCGGTGCGTTGAGCGTTCGCGCCAAGATCAAGGTGCGGTTGACGCAGCTGCGTCCGCCCGCCGACGTCGAGGCCGAGCTGTTCCCGGAGGGTTGGAAGCCGGGCGATGCTTGGACGGCGGAGACCACGCTGGGCCGGGTGATGTTCAACGAGCTTCTCCCGCAGGCGTATCCGTTCGTCAACGAGCAGATGCACAAGAAGGTGCAGGCGCGGATCGTCAACGATCTGGCCGAGCGCTACCCGATGATCGTCGTCGCGCAGACGGTGGACAAACTCAAGGACGCCGGCTTCTACTGGGCCACGCGTTCGGGTGTCACCGTCTCGATGGCCGACGTGCTTGTGCCGCCGCAGAAGCAGGAGATCCTGGAGCGTCACGAGCTCGAGGCCGACCGGATCGAGAAGCAGTACCAGCGCGGCGCGCTCAACCACGACGAGCGCAACGAGGCGTTGGTGAAGATCTGGCAGAACGCCACCGAAGAGGTCGGTGAGGCGCTGGAGGCGCACTACCCCGAGGACAACCCGATCATCACGATCGTGAAGTCGGGCGCCACGGGCAACCTGACCCAGACCCGCACGCTGGCGGGCATGAAGGGTCTGGTGACCAACCCGAAGGGTGAGTTCATCCCGCGTCCGATCAAGTCCTCGTTCCGTGAGGGCCTGACGGTGCTGGAGTACTTCATCAACACCCACGGCGCGCGAAAGGGTCTGGCGGACACGGCACTTCGTACCGCTGACTCGGGTTACCTGACCCGTCGTCTGGTGGACGTCAGCCAGGACGTCATCGTGCGCGAGACCGACTGCGAGACCGAGCGCGGCATCAACGTCACGCTGGCCGAGAAGCAGCCCGACGGGACGCTGATCCGCGATCAGCACATCGAAACCTCGGCCTACGCCCGCACTTTGGCGCAGGACGCGGTCGACGCCGACGGCAACGTCATCGTCGAGCGTGGCCACGACCTGGGTGACCCGGCGATCGAGGCGCTGCTGGCTGCCGGCATCACCGAGGTGAAGGTCCGCTCCGTGCTGACCTGCGGCACCGGCACCGGCGTGTGCGCGATGTGCTACGGCCGTTCGATGGCGACGGGCAAGCTCGTCGACATCGGCGAGGCGGTCGGCATCGTTGCCGCGCAGTCCATCGGTGAGCCCGGTACGCAGCTGACCATGCGGACGTTCCACCAGGGTGGCGTCTCTGGTGGTAGCGACATCGTCGGTGGTCTGCCTCGCGTGCAGGAGCTGTTCGAGGCCCGTATCCCGCGTGACAAGGCGCCGATCGCCGATGTCTCCGGACGCGTGCAACTCGAGGAGGGCGAGCGCTTCTACAAGATCACCATCATCCCGGATGACGGTGGCGAAGAAGTGGTGTACGACAAGCTGTCTCGTCGTCAACGCCTGAAGGTGTTCAAGCACGACGACGGCACCGAGCGGTTGCTGTCCGACGGCGACCACGTCGAGGTGGGTCAGCAGCTGATGGAAGGCTCGGCCGATCCGCACGAGGTGCTGCGTGTCCAGGGCCCCCGCGAGGTGCAGATCCACCTCGTCAAGGAGGTTCAGGAGGTCTACCGCGCTCAGGGCGTGTCGATCCACGACAAGCACATCGAGGTCATCGTCCGGCAGATGCTGCGGCGCGTCACGATCATCGATTCGGGTGCGACGGAGTTCCTGCCCGGCTCGCTGACCGAGCGTGGCGAGTTCGAGACCGAGAACCGTCGGGTCGTTGCCGAGGGTGGCGAGCCCGCGGCGGGTCGTCCGGTGCTGATGGGTATCACGAAGGCATCGCTGGCCACGGATTCGTGGCTGTCGGCGGCGTCGTTCCAGGAGACCACTCGCGTGCTGACCGATGCGGCAATCAACTGCCGTAGCGACAAGCTGCAGGGTTTGAAGGAGAACGTGATCATCGGCAAGCTGATCCCGGCCGGTACCGGCATCAACCGCTACCGCAACATCCAGGTGCAGCCGACCGAGGAAGCACGTGCGGCCGCGTACACGATCCCGTCCTACGAGGATCAGTACTACAGCCCGGACTTCGGCCAGGCGACCGGTGCCGCAGTGCCGTTGGACGACTACGGCTACAGCGATTACCGCTAA